From Venturia canescens isolate UGA chromosome 3, ASM1945775v1, whole genome shotgun sequence:
aaatatcgattgCGATTTATTAAATATCGTACTCGTCTATTAATTGTAGTAGCTAACCAGTTGTATCGTTAACAGCTCCAAAAATTTCCATAAGCTTCAAGCTATTTTAGTATATAATCTATTGTATATTGTATATAATATACGAGATATTTGAAATCTGATCGTTATTTCATTGTAtcgtttttaaacttttaaaagtAGTTTTGTAAAGGTTTGAAGTTgaagcaaaatttaaaaaattgagttaTCAAAGTGGTATAACTATGAAATATATTGATTGCAATTTGTATTATATTATACGCTAAGAATTGTTAACAATGCCACAGGAAGAGAAATACAGTTGAAGGATGTGgactaaaaataatatttacttTGTATTATATACGAACTATAAAAAACTGTAGCCCATTGAGAGAgcacgaaattaaaaaaaataaaggccAGCGTCATGTAGGCATTTTTATTTGAGTGGGCTAGAATatccattttaattttttataattcgcatgGGAAATTCATACTGTACACCTAATAACTATATATCTACTTATTAATCCGATTGTTTCTAGTTGAGGATCCAGATTATGACCCGATACCCGTTGCtattgaaaacgaaaatgagCCGGCGTTCAATCGTGGTGAgtaataatgatattgaacATCGGTTTAATTTATACGGACGTGGGTTATAAAtatcaatctttttttttaaaaaaagaccCAGTAATTTTTCTTGCCTATCTGAAAACTGTTTATTGTCATATGTGTATGATATTTTCTAGATCTGAATCCAGCTGACGAGCCAATGATCCCCATAGAGATCGTAAACGACGAAAATGAGCCGGCTTTCAATCGCGGTGAGTAATAATGATATTAAACATCGGTTTAACTTATTCGGACGTGGGCTATGAATATTAATCTTTTCCAAAAACCAAAAGACCTAGAAATTCTTCTTGTGTATCCTAAAAGGTGTATATTGACATATGTGTTTGATATTTTCTAGATCCGAACTCCGATGATGCAGAGATGATCCCCATAGTGATCTCAGATGACGAAAATGAGCCGGCGGTTAATCGTGGTGAGTAATAATGATATTAAGCATTGGTTTAATTTATATTGACGTGGGCTATAAATATCAAtctttttccgaaaaaaagaaGACCTAGTAATTtttcttgcctatttggaagcCGTTTATTGACATAGGTGTTTGATATTTTCCAGATCCGAATCCAGCTGACGAGCTTATGATCCCCATAGAAATCGTAGACGAAGATGAGCCGGTGTTAAATCTTGGTGAGTAATAATGTTATTAAGAATTagcttaaggtaactcctgtactgcatgctagtcaaatgagtgctatattttcaaaacacttttagaccaagtttaacgtaccgattaaatgtattgttagtgaatttgtattacagcatatcttattaagatgtaaaaatattaaaaacgctagttttgcaaaaccatcaactgataaatgcaaatttccacgctaacacattttcactggtatttttcaaagaattatctgcgttttttgatcgattttattgcaccaagtctcattttgttcctcaactgatcctctacgaattcaccacgtagattttcctttaaactcattccttcagaaattatgaatgaaaaagttttttcacttaatgaacaattagctgcaacagtaaaacgatca
This genomic window contains:
- the LOC122408310 gene encoding uncharacterized protein, which codes for MRLPEENFERQEQLEEGPEFIAQIEDPDYDPIPVAIENENEPAFNRDLNPADEPMIPIEIVNDENEPAFNRDPNSDDAEMIPIVISDDENEPAVNRDPNPADELMIPIEIVDEDEPVLNLAPKCVVCLENIVTHGFVPCGHACSCLKCATILGQKMIKKCPKCRAEFTQFIAIFNETP